A single genomic interval of Selenobaculum gibii harbors:
- a CDS encoding HD domain-containing protein yields the protein MLQRIRQFFIAVVAKINDADRLFIKKHLIKSEQSLFFAMSIPEQRHALNVTYTALKMAEVEKNINIDKLIKCTLLHDVGKKAGDISTTDKVITVLADRFLSNWAKRWGKLGRGDKVSNLRHAFYIYYHHAQYSAEKLIQIGDSEIAEIVGKHHEAPAANDAPELRLLRKADVLN from the coding sequence ATGTTACAACGTATTCGTCAATTTTTCATAGCAGTAGTGGCAAAAATTAATGATGCAGATCGTTTATTTATAAAAAAGCATTTAATAAAAAGCGAACAGAGCTTATTTTTTGCCATGTCGATTCCAGAGCAACGCCATGCACTAAATGTTACTTACACGGCATTGAAAATGGCTGAAGTTGAAAAAAATATTAATATAGATAAGTTAATTAAATGTACACTGCTTCATGATGTAGGAAAAAAAGCTGGAGATATCAGTACGACAGATAAAGTTATTACAGTACTGGCAGATAGGTTTTTAAGCAATTGGGCGAAAAGATGGGGCAAATTGGGGCGTGGCGATAAGGTAAGCAATCTTCGTCATGCCTTTTATATTTATTATCATCATGCACAGTATAGTGCAGAAAAACTTATTCAAATTGGTGATAGCGAAATTGCTGAAATTGTTGGAAAACATCACGAAGCTCCAGCAGCAAATGATGCGCCAGAGCTTCGTTTGTTAAGAAAAGCTGATGTATTGAATTAA
- a CDS encoding D-2-hydroxyacid dehydrogenase — MIPSLNILVLNRLSEKELTSIQDTVPNANITLCKPENAPDYIENTDILVTWGHLSILKLLPKAPRLKWIHALSAGVDELLIPDLIESDIILTNSRGIHGIPMAEHVMAMILTLSRQIPESLKNQQNKLWQRTRPDEIYDKTIGIIGLGSIGREIAKRSKAMGMKVIATKRTQTTEIFVNKLYSPEQLDIVLSASDFVVVTLPLTDKTRNLFVLDKFKSMKKTAYFINVARGSIVHQPDLVTALKEGYIKGAALDVVDIEPLSSDSPLWEMENVLITPHVAAMSPYYLERAIKLFIENLTKYMHSTDMLNVIDKAKGY; from the coding sequence ATGATACCTTCACTTAATATACTTGTGCTAAATCGGTTAAGCGAAAAGGAACTTACAAGTATTCAAGATACCGTTCCGAATGCTAATATCACTTTATGCAAGCCAGAAAATGCACCTGATTATATTGAAAACACAGATATTCTTGTTACCTGGGGACATCTTAGTATTCTCAAGCTTCTACCAAAGGCACCGCGACTTAAATGGATTCATGCCTTAAGTGCTGGCGTAGACGAACTTTTAATCCCCGATTTAATTGAATCTGACATCATACTAACAAACTCGCGTGGAATCCATGGGATTCCTATGGCTGAACACGTTATGGCGATGATTTTAACCCTTTCACGTCAAATACCAGAATCACTAAAAAATCAACAAAATAAATTATGGCAACGAACACGTCCTGATGAAATTTATGATAAAACAATTGGAATTATTGGTCTTGGCAGTATCGGTCGAGAAATTGCAAAACGTTCAAAAGCAATGGGAATGAAAGTTATTGCTACCAAACGTACACAAACAACTGAGATTTTTGTCAACAAACTGTATTCTCCTGAGCAATTAGACATTGTATTATCAGCTTCTGATTTCGTTGTAGTCACTTTGCCTCTGACAGATAAAACACGCAATCTATTTGTACTAGATAAATTTAAATCAATGAAAAAAACAGCTTATTTTATTAATGTAGCCCGCGGCTCTATTGTCCATCAGCCAGATCTGGTTACAGCATTAAAAGAAGGATATATTAAAGGTGCAGCTCTCGATGTAGTAGATATTGAACCACTTTCTTCCGATTCACCACTTTGGGAAATGGAAAACGTTTTAATCACACCACACGTTGCTGCTATGTCACCGTATTATTTAGAACGTGCAATAAAATTATTTATTGAAAATCTAACAAAATATATGCATAGTACGGATATGCTTAATGTTATTGATAAAGCCAAGGGCTATTAA
- the hisG gene encoding ATP phosphoribosyltransferase, whose protein sequence is MTSNDMEYLTIALPKGKLFTPSAEILAKIGYTAEGLSEKSRKLVITNEEKKIKFIITKTVDLPTYVEYGAADIGIIGKDILLEENKDVYELLDLKYGLCRLMVAVPEALLQEKLSDYAHMRVATKFPRVAENFFNGKGIQMEFIKLNGSIELGPMVGLAEIIVDIVETGRTLKENNLIEIAQITNATARFIANRVSFKMKFDRINQMVEDLRAIVESGEKK, encoded by the coding sequence ATGACTTCAAATGATATGGAATATCTAACAATAGCGTTACCAAAAGGTAAATTATTTACACCTTCTGCAGAAATTTTGGCTAAAATTGGCTATACAGCAGAAGGGCTAAGTGAAAAATCACGTAAACTAGTAATTACAAATGAAGAAAAAAAGATAAAATTTATTATTACAAAAACTGTAGATCTCCCAACTTATGTGGAATATGGTGCAGCTGATATTGGAATTATTGGGAAGGATATTTTATTGGAAGAAAATAAAGATGTTTATGAACTTCTTGACTTAAAATATGGATTATGCCGTTTGATGGTCGCTGTTCCAGAAGCCTTATTACAAGAAAAATTAAGTGATTACGCGCATATGCGAGTAGCTACAAAGTTTCCGCGAGTGGCTGAAAACTTTTTTAATGGTAAAGGTATTCAAATGGAATTTATTAAATTAAATGGTTCCATTGAGTTAGGCCCTATGGTGGGATTGGCAGAAATCATTGTAGATATCGTAGAAACAGGTCGTACATTAAAAGAAAATAATTTGATTGAAATTGCCCAAATTACGAATGCAACGGCAAGGTTTATTGCTAACAGAGTAAGCTTTAAAATGAAATTTGACCGGATTAATCAGATGGTAGAAGATTTAAGGGCAATTGTTGAAAGTGGTGAAAAGAAATGA
- the hisD gene encoding histidinol dehydrogenase: MRTISTQEVGIEELKKILSKPAFDQVVLSDRIREKNKTLFGEDLTAAQIVDKIVKGIREDGDKAVIDFTKLIDGVEFSAENLEVSEAEFMEAESLVDSKILASIRKAIDNVRSYHVEQKPRSWITYREHGSMLGQSCIPLDRVGIYVPGGTASYPSSVIMNAVPASVAGVKEIIMAVPPAKDGKVNPYVLVAAREAGVDRVFKIGGAQAIAAFAFGTETVPRVDKITGPGNIFVTLAKKAVYGHCDIDMLAGPSEILIIADESADPAYIAADMLSQAEHDVLASSIVITNSIDLAEKVETEVKTQLTALPRQEIAAASIEKNGLLIVADDLMQAMELANLSAPEHLEILTREPFTLLPYVRHAGAVFLGAYSPEPLGDYFAGPNHVLPTGGTARFYSVLNVETFMKRTSIISYTAPALAEVKDDIIRLAEAEGLEAHANAIRMRG; the protein is encoded by the coding sequence ATGAGAACGATAAGTACGCAAGAGGTGGGAATTGAAGAACTTAAAAAAATCTTATCTAAACCAGCCTTTGATCAGGTTGTATTGAGTGATCGAATTCGTGAAAAAAATAAAACCTTGTTTGGTGAAGATTTAACTGCGGCACAGATTGTCGATAAAATTGTCAAGGGCATTCGTGAAGATGGAGATAAAGCGGTTATTGATTTTACTAAGTTAATTGATGGTGTAGAATTTAGTGCAGAAAATTTGGAAGTCAGTGAAGCCGAATTTATGGAAGCTGAGTCCTTAGTTGACTCTAAAATTTTAGCTTCTATTCGAAAAGCGATTGATAACGTTCGTTCTTATCACGTGGAACAGAAACCCAGATCTTGGATTACTTATCGGGAACATGGGTCAATGCTTGGGCAATCTTGTATCCCTTTAGATCGTGTGGGAATTTATGTACCTGGGGGTACAGCATCTTATCCATCTTCTGTAATTATGAATGCAGTACCAGCATCTGTTGCTGGTGTAAAAGAAATTATTATGGCAGTACCGCCAGCAAAAGATGGAAAAGTAAATCCGTATGTGCTTGTTGCCGCTCGTGAAGCAGGTGTTGACCGTGTATTTAAGATTGGTGGTGCGCAGGCAATTGCAGCTTTTGCTTTCGGTACAGAAACGGTTCCTCGGGTCGATAAGATTACAGGCCCAGGAAATATTTTTGTTACACTTGCGAAAAAAGCCGTATATGGACATTGTGATATTGATATGCTAGCTGGTCCAAGTGAAATTTTAATCATTGCCGATGAATCAGCAGATCCAGCTTATATAGCGGCTGATATGCTTAGTCAGGCTGAACATGACGTACTTGCATCTAGTATTGTCATTACGAATAGCATAGATTTAGCAGAAAAAGTAGAGACTGAGGTAAAAACTCAGTTGACTGCATTGCCTAGGCAGGAAATTGCTGCTGCATCAATTGAGAAAAATGGGTTACTTATTGTAGCCGATGATTTAATGCAGGCGATGGAACTTGCCAATCTATCGGCACCAGAGCATTTAGAGATTTTAACACGTGAACCATTTACATTGCTTCCCTATGTTCGTCATGCAGGGGCTGTTTTTCTAGGTGCATATTCACCAGAACCTTTAGGTGATTATTTTGCCGGTCCTAATCATGTATTACCGACTGGTGGAACAGCGCGATTTTACTCGGTGCTAAATGTAGAAACTTTTATGAAACGAACAAGCATTATTTCTTATACAGCCCCAGCTTTAGCTGAGGTAAAGGATGATATTATTCGATTGGCAGAGGCTGAAGGATTAGAAGCGCATGCCAATGCAATTAGAATGAGAGGTTAG
- the hisC gene encoding histidinol-phosphate transaminase, which produces MYRQGLESLPTYDVSEKDWKIKLNANESNLNLPPLVEERVIARLGRVAFNRYPDTEMDDLKDLIARNFRLNEENVLVANGSSEILEKLFFAFGGPKRSIVFPMPSFSMYNIYAKLSESEAKVVPLEADYTLDVKKFIQAVQECDAKLAVVCTPNNPTGTIIPLADIEYIAKNIDCPLAVDEAYVEFYGISAASLIEKYPNLIVARTFSKAYGMAAARVGYMLAGKDIIHMIGKACMPYHVNVLSLAAAAIVYQMRDEFVPRIQMYVAERKRMFEALEKIKGITVYPSETNFILIRYENAVALNEYLESLKIGVRSFGNAPGLENCLRITIGTREENDQWLSAVKAFVERS; this is translated from the coding sequence ATGTATAGACAAGGATTAGAATCATTACCAACGTATGATGTATCTGAAAAGGATTGGAAGATAAAACTTAATGCAAATGAAAGCAATCTAAATTTACCGCCATTGGTAGAGGAACGAGTAATAGCTCGTTTGGGAAGAGTGGCGTTTAATCGTTATCCTGATACTGAAATGGATGATTTAAAGGATTTAATTGCCAGAAATTTTCGTCTAAATGAAGAGAATGTACTAGTTGCAAATGGATCAAGTGAAATTTTAGAAAAATTATTTTTTGCTTTTGGCGGTCCAAAGCGTTCTATCGTTTTTCCTATGCCCTCTTTCTCTATGTACAATATCTATGCAAAACTAAGTGAATCGGAAGCTAAAGTTGTTCCGTTAGAAGCAGATTATACATTAGATGTAAAAAAATTTATTCAAGCAGTACAAGAGTGCGATGCTAAGCTTGCAGTAGTTTGTACGCCAAATAATCCAACGGGAACAATTATCCCTTTAGCAGACATAGAATATATTGCAAAAAATATTGATTGTCCGTTAGCGGTAGATGAGGCTTATGTAGAGTTTTATGGAATATCTGCAGCAAGTCTCATTGAAAAATACCCAAATTTAATTGTTGCGAGAACATTTTCGAAGGCTTATGGCATGGCAGCAGCGCGCGTTGGTTATATGTTAGCGGGTAAAGATATCATTCATATGATTGGTAAAGCTTGTATGCCTTATCATGTGAATGTGTTGAGCTTGGCTGCAGCAGCCATTGTATATCAAATGCGCGATGAATTTGTACCGAGAATTCAAATGTATGTTGCTGAACGCAAACGGATGTTTGAAGCATTGGAAAAAATAAAAGGGATTACGGTATATCCTTCAGAAACGAATTTTATTTTGATTCGTTATGAAAATGCGGTAGCATTAAATGAATATTTGGAAAGTTTAAAAATTGGTGTGCGCAGTTTTGGCAATGCGCCGGGGCTAGAGAATTGTTTGCGCATTACAATTGGTACGAGAGAAGAAAATGACCAGTGGTTAAGTGCTGTAAAAGCTTTTGTTGAAAGGAGCTGA
- the hisB gene encoding imidazoleglycerol-phosphate dehydratase HisB, with amino-acid sequence MRIAEISRKTGETDIQVKCNLDGNGFAKVSTGIGFFDHMLNLFTKHGLFDMEIFSQGDLVVDGHHTVEDVGIALGQAVLKAVGSKTGIKRYGTAFVPMDEALAMVSLDLSGRAFLVYDVAQPLTPMIGNYDTELTEEFLRAFTMQAGITLHVKVLHGKNSHHIVEAIFKALGRALCEAVTKDARIQGVMSTKGML; translated from the coding sequence ATGCGAATTGCAGAGATTAGTAGAAAAACTGGGGAAACAGATATTCAAGTGAAATGTAATTTAGATGGTAATGGATTTGCGAAGGTTTCGACTGGGATTGGCTTTTTTGATCATATGTTAAATTTGTTTACGAAGCATGGTTTGTTTGACATGGAGATTTTTTCTCAAGGGGATTTAGTGGTGGATGGACATCATACCGTTGAAGATGTGGGCATTGCGCTGGGGCAAGCGGTGTTAAAAGCCGTTGGCAGTAAGACTGGAATTAAGCGCTATGGAACTGCTTTTGTGCCAATGGATGAGGCGCTTGCAATGGTGTCGCTTGACCTTAGTGGCAGAGCATTTTTAGTCTATGATGTGGCGCAGCCATTAACACCGATGATTGGCAATTATGATACCGAACTTACGGAAGAGTTTTTACGTGCATTTACGATGCAAGCAGGAATTACTTTACATGTTAAAGTATTGCATGGTAAAAATTCACATCATATCGTGGAAGCTATTTTTAAAGCGCTTGGCAGAGCCTTGTGTGAGGCTGTAACGAAAGATGCACGTATTCAAGGTGTGATGTCGACAAAAGGGATGCTGTAA
- the hisH gene encoding imidazole glycerol phosphate synthase subunit HisH, with protein MIAIIDYGRGNLFSVEKAFVKLGADVIVTNDIEKIRRADKVVLPGVGAFGDCMETLKKAGLIPVIQEAATSGKPFLGICLGLQLLFERSEESPGVAGLGIFKGAIRQIVAPKLKVPHMGWNSLSLKNATSLLKGLPENPYVYFVHSFHAVPEDASIITAVTEYGSSLTAAVGKGNVQAMQFHPEKSSSVGLKILESFVKNKAV; from the coding sequence ATGATTGCGATTATTGATTATGGACGTGGCAATTTGTTTAGCGTGGAAAAAGCTTTTGTAAAGCTTGGCGCAGATGTCATCGTTACGAATGATATAGAAAAAATAAGACGGGCAGATAAAGTTGTTTTACCAGGTGTCGGTGCATTTGGCGATTGTATGGAGACGTTAAAAAAAGCTGGATTGATTCCGGTTATTCAAGAGGCAGCTACATCTGGTAAACCTTTTTTAGGAATATGTTTGGGCCTTCAACTTTTATTTGAGCGTAGTGAGGAATCGCCTGGTGTTGCTGGGCTTGGAATATTTAAGGGAGCAATCAGACAAATTGTTGCTCCTAAGTTAAAAGTTCCTCATATGGGATGGAATAGTTTATCGCTAAAGAATGCTACGTCACTATTAAAGGGGCTGCCGGAAAATCCATATGTGTATTTTGTCCATAGTTTTCATGCCGTGCCAGAAGACGCATCCATTATCACTGCGGTCACGGAATATGGAAGTTCATTAACGGCTGCTGTCGGCAAAGGTAATGTGCAGGCAATGCAGTTTCATCCAGAAAAATCTAGTAGTGTTGGCTTAAAAATACTTGAGAGTTTTGTAAAAAACAAAGCAGTATAG
- the hisA gene encoding 1-(5-phosphoribosyl)-5-[(5-phosphoribosylamino)methylideneamino]imidazole-4-carboxamide isomerase: MIVFPAIDIRKGKCVRLTEGRFDKETIFGDNPEEMAKKWASLGADFLHVVDLDGALAGKSVNLSAIEAIVKSVDIPVQLGGGIRTLENIEELLSLGVSRVILGSVAVKNPNLVREACKKYGDRIVVGIDARDGSVAVEGWGVSGGVEADTLAKQMAEVGVKRIIYTDISRDGMLNGVNVKATARLAKLSNIAVIASGGVSSIEDIKAVKAVESSGVEGVIVGKAIYTDSLDLREALKVAEGE, encoded by the coding sequence ATGATTGTATTTCCAGCGATTGATATTCGCAAGGGCAAATGTGTTCGCTTAACAGAAGGGCGATTCGATAAAGAAACAATTTTTGGCGACAATCCAGAAGAAATGGCAAAAAAATGGGCATCGTTGGGTGCTGATTTTTTACACGTTGTGGATTTAGATGGGGCTTTGGCTGGAAAATCAGTGAATTTATCGGCAATTGAAGCGATTGTAAAGAGTGTAGATATTCCAGTACAGCTCGGTGGCGGGATTCGCACTTTAGAAAATATTGAGGAACTTTTATCATTAGGTGTTTCTCGAGTGATATTAGGTTCTGTAGCAGTAAAAAATCCAAACTTAGTAAGAGAAGCTTGCAAAAAATATGGTGATCGAATCGTTGTCGGAATTGATGCACGTGACGGCAGTGTTGCTGTTGAAGGATGGGGTGTATCAGGCGGCGTTGAGGCAGATACACTTGCAAAGCAGATGGCTGAAGTTGGTGTCAAACGGATTATTTATACAGATATTTCACGTGATGGAATGCTAAACGGGGTAAATGTAAAAGCAACAGCACGTTTAGCAAAACTAAGCAATATTGCTGTAATTGCTTCGGGTGGCGTAAGCTCAATTGAGGATATTAAAGCTGTCAAAGCAGTGGAAAGTTCAGGCGTTGAAGGCGTTATTGTCGGTAAGGCAATTTATACGGATTCGCTTGATTTAAGAGAAGCGTTAAAAGTTGCAGAAGGGGAGTAA
- the hisF gene encoding imidazole glycerol phosphate synthase subunit HisF — MYTKRIIPCLDVKGGRVVKGTNFVGLRDAGDPVELSAVYDKEIADELVLLDITASHEERNTMVDVVSACASQVFIPFTVGGGIRIEEDIRRMLKAGADKVSLNTAAIKNPQLIVEGAEKFGRQCIVLAVDARRNGENSWEVFINGGRTPTGLDCLEWVKKAVDLGAGEILLTSMDCDGTKNGYDIPLTRAVSEAVNVPVIASGGAGEMAHFYDVLTEGKADAVLAASVFHYGTFTVRQVKEYLKSRGVEVRL; from the coding sequence ATGTATACAAAACGAATTATTCCTTGTCTTGATGTAAAAGGTGGTCGTGTTGTAAAAGGCACAAATTTTGTTGGGTTGCGTGATGCGGGAGATCCTGTAGAATTGTCGGCGGTATATGATAAAGAAATTGCCGATGAACTTGTTCTACTGGATATCACAGCGTCACATGAAGAGCGGAATACGATGGTGGATGTTGTTTCGGCTTGTGCATCTCAAGTTTTTATTCCTTTTACCGTTGGTGGCGGTATACGGATTGAAGAAGATATTCGCCGGATGTTAAAAGCCGGGGCGGATAAAGTATCTTTAAATACTGCAGCAATAAAAAATCCACAGCTTATTGTTGAGGGAGCAGAAAAGTTTGGTCGTCAATGTATTGTTCTTGCCGTTGATGCGAGAAGAAATGGCGAAAATAGTTGGGAAGTTTTTATCAATGGTGGTAGAACGCCGACTGGGCTTGATTGTTTAGAATGGGTAAAAAAAGCGGTTGATTTAGGTGCAGGTGAAATCCTTTTAACGAGCATGGATTGTGATGGGACGAAGAATGGGTATGATATTCCATTGACGCGAGCCGTATCAGAAGCGGTGAATGTTCCGGTTATTGCTTCTGGTGGTGCAGGAGAAATGGCGCATTTTTATGATGTTTTGACGGAGGGAAAAGCCGATGCGGTTTTGGCAGCTTCGGTATTTCATTATGGAACATTCACCGTAAGGCAAGTGAAAGAATATTTGAAATCGCGTGGTGTGGAGGTTAGATTGTGA
- the hisIE gene encoding bifunctional phosphoribosyl-AMP cyclohydrolase/phosphoribosyl-ATP diphosphatase HisIE: MVNLEQVKFNEAGLVPAIVQDENGEVLMLAYMNQESLQKTIETGVTWFYSRSRQTLWQKGETSGNVQKVQDICYDCDGDSLLIKVQQTGAACHTGTYSCFSGRSLIKTKDIAEKIFDGAQVYGNSAATILHDLYHVINERKMSPAEGSYTSYLFEKGQDKIVKKVVEEAGETIIGSKNMDKAEILYEMSDLWYHCLVLLAFHEITPSELLAELEKRRKGGNYHCFQRPE; the protein is encoded by the coding sequence ATTGTGAATTTAGAGCAAGTTAAATTTAATGAAGCTGGTTTGGTTCCAGCAATTGTACAAGATGAAAATGGTGAAGTTTTAATGCTTGCCTATATGAATCAAGAATCGTTGCAAAAAACGATTGAAACAGGCGTAACCTGGTTCTATAGTCGCAGTCGTCAAACTCTCTGGCAAAAAGGTGAGACTTCGGGCAATGTGCAAAAAGTTCAGGATATTTGCTATGACTGTGATGGCGATAGTTTATTAATTAAAGTACAACAAACTGGGGCTGCTTGTCATACTGGTACATATTCTTGTTTTAGCGGACGCAGTCTAATAAAAACGAAGGATATTGCTGAAAAAATCTTTGATGGGGCACAAGTATATGGTAATAGTGCAGCGACGATTTTACATGATTTATACCATGTAATTAATGAACGTAAAATGAGTCCAGCCGAAGGGTCCTATACAAGTTACTTATTTGAAAAAGGGCAAGATAAAATAGTAAAGAAAGTTGTAGAAGAGGCTGGAGAAACAATTATTGGATCTAAAAATATGGATAAAGCTGAAATTCTTTACGAAATGTCTGATCTTTGGTATCATTGTTTAGTATTACTGGCTTTTCATGAGATTACACCAAGTGAATTGCTAGCAGAACTAGAAAAACGCAGAAAGGGTGGAAACTATCATTGTTTCCAAAGACCAGAGTAA